The window ttcttaagcaatagtcaaaaagtcaactaaaaagtcaaccccgggtctacatctcgaaatctgacaaaattaaaaaaatccgaatacccattcaaccacgagtccaaccattccaaaattactcaaatacgatcacaactcgaccttcaaatcctcaaattaaagactatgaagtttctacaatgtttccccaatttttcaacccaaatcactaattaaataatgaaatcaatgatatattcatgtaatttaaccaaaaccgagttagaatcacttaccccaatcactcccttaaaatcctctccaagaatcgcctcaatccgagctgacaaaatcaaattgtgaaatataactCAAACCCTTCTTTTTGAGATTTTTATAATCTGCCAAAcgtctttcttcgcgaacgcggaaagtgCCTCATGTTCATGAAGCACAAACTCAGCTGCCCAGAAATTTAATCTATGCGAATGCACGAACTCCCATGCGAATGCGATACACTGACTCCTcggacctacgcgatcgcgatgaacaaacgtGTGTGAACCCCAGCCCTCtcttttcctcttcgcgaatgcgatcttACCGTCGCGTTTGCAATTCACTGCATCatcaacttacgcgatcgcaaacctaAGCTTGTGAATGCATAGAACAAATTCGAGCTGCCAAAATTACCTTTCGCGATCGTGATCCTCCtctcgcgatcgcgtacaagAAAACCAGCACTAGCAAAATTAGAATTCTTCCAAGGTTCAAAATGCACTGAacatgacctctccactgcaccttcactaaagctatattctttgacctcaactttagaacctgccaatccaacatggccaccgactccacatcataagtcaaatcaccatccaactgaaccgtgctgaagtacGAAATATGAGACAAATCGCCAACATACTTGTGgaacatggaaacatgaaacactggatgaacactcgacagactaggtggcaatgcaagcctataagccacctctccaatcctctcaagaacctCAAACGGGCCAATGTAtcgaggactcaacttgcccttcttcccaaacctcataacacccttcatgggtgaaactctaagtagtaccttctcccccaccatgtaatCAACATCATGAACCatccgatcagcataactcttctgtctagactgcgccgtacggagccgatcctgaatcaacttaaccttgtccaaagcatcccgaaccaagtaagtacccaatatcctagcctcacctggctcaaaccaacccaccagagactgaCACCGCCTCCCACACAAAGCCTCATACATAGCCATATCAATGCTTgtttggtagctgttgttgtaggcaaactcggcAAGCGGCATAAACTAATCCCAATAGCCcctgaaatctatgacacaagcgcgtagaatatcctccaatatctgaatagtgcgctcggactgtccgtccgtctgagggtggaatgatgtACTAAATTCAACCTAGGTGCCTAACactcgttgcactgctctccaaaactgcgatttaaactgcgtgccccgatctaaaatgaAGGACACCGGCActccatgaaggcgaacaatctcgtagatgtagatcttagccaaccattccgaagaataggtagtcccaactgaaattaaatgtgcagacttggtcaaccgatccataatcacccaaattgtatcaaacttcctcgaagtccgtgggagcccaactacgaaatccattgtgatacgctcccatttccactccggaatctcaagcatctgaagcaatccgcccggtctctgatgctcatacttcacctactgataatttaggcactgagatacaaaccccactatgtctttcttcatcctcttctaccaatagtgttgcctcaagtcctgatagaTCTTTGTGGCACCCGGGTGAACAGAATACCGCAAATTGTCatcctcctcaagaatcaattcacgtagcccatccacattgggcacacaaatccgaccctgaatCTGCAACACCCCACCatcccaatagtaacctccttggcatcaccatgctgaaccgtgtccttaaggacaagcaaatgggggtcatcatactgatgctctctgatgcgatcatataaggaagaccgagaagcCACACAAGTTAGAATCCGACTGGGCTCCAAgacatctaatctcatgaactgattggccaaggcctgaatatctgACGCAAGTGGTCTTtcaccaataggaatgaatgcaaggctacccatactcaccgcctttctactcaaggaatcAGTCACCACAattgccttcccgggatgataaccGAATGGTAATATCATTGTCCTTTAGCAGCTcgaaccatctccgctgcctcaaatttagatccttttgtttgaacaagttaTGGAGACTCCGAttatccgtaaatacctcacatgacataCCGCAGAGATAATGactccaaatattcaatgcatgaacgatggctgccaactccaaatcatgaatatggtagttcttctcatgaggcttcaactgacgtgaagtataagcaatcactctaccatcctgcatcaagacacacccaatacctatccgagaaacatcacaatacattgtataagagcttgatgctgaaggcaaaactagaactggatctgtggtcaaggcagtcttgagtttctaaaatctctcctcacactcatctgaccagctgaatggagcacccttctgggtcaacctggtcaaaggcactgcaatagatgagaaaccctccacgaagcgacaatAATATCCTTCCAAGCCGAGAAAAATCCAAATCTCAATAGCTGAATATGGTCTGGGCTAACTTTGAACCGCCTTTATCTTCTTTGGATTCCTCTTAATCCCCTCATTGGATACCACGTGCCCCATGAATGCAATCGAATTgagacaaaactcacacttggaaaacttagcataaagtttctcctcccttaacttctgtagtacaatcctcaaatgttgtgcatgctcctcctggctacgtgagtgtaccaggatatcatcaatgaatactacgACAAACGAATAAAGGTAGGagtggaatacattgttcatcaaatgcataaacgctgctggggtgttggtcaacctgaaagacatcacgaggaactcatagtgaccatagcaggTCATGAATGCCatatttagaatatccgagtcctaaatcttcaactggtgataccctaacctcaaataaatcttagagaacaccctcgttCCCTGAAGCTTgccaaatagatcatcaatgcacgacaaatgatacttgttcttgattgtaactttgttcaactgcctatagtcgatgcacatccgtatagtaccatccttcttcttcacaaacagaaccggtgcaccccaaggcgacgcACTAGGCccaataaaccccttatcaacaAGCttctgaagctgctctttcaattccttcaactctgttggtgccatacgatacggagggaaagaaatgggctgagtgcctggcaccaagtcaataccaaaatcaa is drawn from Nicotiana tomentosiformis chromosome 12, ASM39032v3, whole genome shotgun sequence and contains these coding sequences:
- the LOC138902353 gene encoding uncharacterized protein, with protein sequence MILPFGYHPGKAIVVTDSLSRKAVSMGSLAFIPIGERPLASDIQALANQFMRLDVLEPSRILTCVASRSSLYDRIREHQYDDPHLLVLKDTVQHGDAKEVTIGMVGCCRFRVGFVCPMWMGYVN